The following proteins are encoded in a genomic region of Plasmodium coatneyi strain Hackeri chromosome 6, complete sequence:
- a CDS encoding Biotin-[acetyl-CoA-carboxylase] ligase, whose amino-acid sequence MDPEASFERSYPELGALRLHFDVLDSTQLYCKRNMARLLQNGILQDEKNIIVVTCNEQTNGIGTRDTKKKQDRVWLSERGNIFTTFVLLWKREDIEKVKYLAQTSTVAVSKTLEHFHLVTQIKWINDVLVNEKKIAGCLVNLYYLDDFPSLLNRYVCVMIGIGINLTLTDRNNLLGNNYTSVQKELQRDFNSLYLIPSVEDVTEKLIYNLHAVLVKLREEGFSSFLDYITPRLLYKDRNVLVDTDHELIHGCLQGLLHDGSLLLLRGKNELIHVNTGHLRLFDGHPG is encoded by the coding sequence ATGGACCCCGAAGCCTCTTTCGAAAGGTCCTACCCTGAGCTGGGTGCTCTGCGTCTGCACTTCGACGTGCTGGACTCCACCCAGCTGTACTGCAAACGGAACATGGCGCGTCTGCTACAAAATGGGATTTTACAAGacgaaaaaaacataatcgTGGTGACTTGCAACGAACAGACAAATGGGATCGGGACGAGAGacacgaagaagaagcaagACAGAGTATGGCTATcggaaaggggaaatatttttacaaccTTTGTTCTTCTGTGGAAGAGGGAAGACATAGAGAAGGTCAAGTACCTAGCACAAACCTCCACCGTGGCAGTGAGCAAAACGTTGGAGCACTTCCACTTAGTAACACAGATCAAATGGATCAATGATGTCCTcgtgaacgaaaaaaaaatagccggTTGTCTTGTTAACTTATACTACCTAGATGACTTCCCTTCGTTGCTGAACCGTTACGTCTGTGTGATGATTGGCATAGGGATCAACTTAACCCTAACGGATAGGAATAACCTCCTAGGTAACAACTACACTTCTGTGCAGAAGGAACTACAACGAGATTTCAACAGCCTGTATTTAATCCCATCAGTAGAGGATGTCACGGAAAAGTTAATCTACAATTTGCATGCAGTATTGGTAAAACTGAGAGAGGAGGgattctcttccttcctggaTTACATAACGCCAAGGCTTCTATACAAAGACAGGAACGTTCTGGTCGATACGGATCATGAGTTAATTCATGGGTGCCTCCAAGGGCTGCTCCACGACGGCTCACTCCTCCTCTTACGGGGGAAGAACGAGCTCATCCACGTGAACACGGGGCACCTGCGTCTCTTCGACGGTCACCCGGGATGA